One Meiothermus sp. Pnk-1 DNA segment encodes these proteins:
- the araB gene encoding ribulokinase — protein sequence MSERYTVGVDFGTESGRAVVVRVSDGLELASAVCVYPHGVMDTALPSGKPLPPEWALQHPEDYLLVFKQAVPEALKKSGIDPSRVVGIGIDFTACTILPTLSDGTPLCLLSEFADEPHAYVKLWKHHAAQPQADRINALAAERGEAWLPRYGGKISSEWLLAKSLQLLEEAPEVYARAERIIEAADWVVWRLCGRETRNTCTAGYKAIYQDGHYPSREYLAALNPEFADLVETRLGRELSPLGSKAGELTEEAAAWTGLRPGIAVAVANVDAHVTVPAAGVVEPGRMVAIMGTSTCHMVMSDSLREVPGMCGVVEGGIIPGLYGYEAGQSGVGDIFAWFIKHALPPEYASADVSVHERLEREAAQQKPGEHGLLALDWVNGNRSVLVDASLSGMILGLTLATRPPDIYRALIEATAYGTRLIIETFRQHGVAVEEYVAAGGLPKNRMLMQIYADVLGMPISVIGSEQGPALGSAMHAAVAAGVYPDIRAAARRMGKLRKNVYMPIAEHQIIYDQLYAEYVTLHDYFGRGGNDVMRRLKRLSQQVRA from the coding sequence ATGAGTGAGCGGTATACGGTAGGCGTGGATTTTGGCACCGAGTCGGGGAGAGCGGTAGTGGTGCGGGTTTCCGATGGATTAGAGTTGGCTAGTGCGGTATGTGTCTATCCGCACGGGGTAATGGACACCGCGTTGCCTAGCGGCAAACCTTTGCCTCCAGAGTGGGCCTTACAGCATCCTGAAGATTACCTTTTGGTCTTCAAGCAGGCGGTGCCGGAAGCCCTAAAGAAAAGTGGGATAGATCCCAGCCGGGTAGTGGGTATTGGTATAGATTTCACTGCCTGTACCATTTTGCCCACCCTTTCCGATGGCACCCCGTTGTGCTTGTTGTCGGAGTTTGCTGATGAACCTCACGCGTATGTCAAGCTATGGAAGCATCACGCTGCGCAGCCTCAGGCTGACCGTATCAACGCTTTGGCAGCGGAGCGCGGCGAGGCTTGGTTACCTCGCTACGGCGGCAAGATTTCTAGCGAATGGCTGTTGGCCAAAAGCTTGCAGCTCTTAGAGGAAGCTCCGGAGGTATATGCTCGTGCCGAGCGGATCATAGAGGCAGCAGACTGGGTGGTATGGCGCCTATGTGGGCGGGAAACGCGCAATACCTGTACCGCCGGATATAAAGCCATTTATCAAGATGGACATTACCCTTCGAGGGAATACTTGGCCGCCCTAAACCCCGAATTTGCCGATTTGGTAGAAACCCGCTTGGGTAGGGAGCTATCCCCTCTCGGGAGTAAAGCCGGAGAGCTGACCGAGGAAGCCGCGGCTTGGACCGGTCTCAGGCCGGGTATCGCGGTAGCGGTGGCCAACGTGGACGCCCATGTGACCGTGCCGGCGGCGGGGGTGGTAGAACCGGGGCGGATGGTGGCCATCATGGGCACAAGTACCTGCCATATGGTGATGAGCGATTCCCTGCGCGAGGTACCGGGGATGTGCGGGGTGGTAGAAGGTGGGATCATCCCCGGCCTCTACGGCTATGAAGCCGGGCAGAGTGGGGTAGGGGACATCTTTGCTTGGTTTATCAAACATGCGCTTCCCCCAGAGTATGCTTCTGCCGATGTGAGCGTTCACGAACGCCTTGAACGGGAAGCTGCGCAGCAAAAACCTGGTGAGCACGGTCTCCTGGCGCTAGATTGGGTCAACGGTAACCGCAGTGTGTTGGTGGACGCGTCGCTCAGCGGGATGATCCTAGGGTTGACCTTGGCCACCCGTCCCCCCGATATCTACCGGGCACTGATTGAAGCCACTGCTTACGGAACGCGCTTGATTATCGAGACCTTCCGGCAACACGGGGTCGCTGTTGAGGAGTATGTGGCGGCGGGAGGGTTGCCCAAAAATCGCATGTTGATGCAGATTTACGCCGATGTGTTAGGCATGCCGATCAGTGTTATAGGCAGCGAGCAGGGCCCGGCTCTGGGCAGTGCGATGCATGCAGCGGTGGCGGCGGGGGTGTATCCCGATATCCGAGCTGCGGCTAGACGGATGGGCAAACTACGCAAAAACGTTTATATGCCCATAGCCGAGCACCAGATCATTTATGACCAGCTTTATGCGGAATACGTGACCTTGCATGACTACTTCGGGCGCGGTGGCAACGATGTTATGCGGCGGCTCAAACGTTTGTCGCAGCAGGTAAGGGCTTGA
- a CDS encoding LacI family DNA-binding transcriptional regulator, which produces MIDPDQKPATIKDVARAAGVSYQTVSRVINNHPSVREDTRQRVKDAIRRLKYQPSSVARSLATRRSNLIGVVSFGSPEFGPTQMLYNIEQAAQMRGYHVSISSIPALSRRELGLAVNALRRQRVDGILIIAPLLEAETGFLREFTVPIVLVDADPSAGLPTSGIDQLHGARLGVEHLLQLGHRRLALIGGPQQWNNARQRHQGWKEALLEAGLRPVSQAFGDWSARSGYAAARALLETKQPFTGLLVANDQMALGALRALREAGLRVPGEVSVVGFDNIPESEFFDPPLTTVYQDFPSLGQSSLAQLLTLIEAPAEAKAPRLIQPKLVVRASTAGIKAGRQKIFSSKREKTNE; this is translated from the coding sequence ATGATAGACCCTGACCAGAAACCCGCCACTATCAAAGACGTAGCTCGAGCGGCAGGAGTTTCTTATCAAACAGTTTCGAGGGTCATTAACAACCACCCTTCGGTGCGGGAAGACACTCGGCAGCGGGTTAAGGACGCCATCCGTCGGCTTAAATACCAGCCCTCGAGCGTGGCCCGTAGCTTAGCGACCCGGCGCAGCAACCTGATCGGGGTAGTAAGCTTTGGCTCGCCTGAGTTTGGCCCCACCCAGATGCTCTACAACATCGAGCAGGCTGCCCAGATGCGCGGTTATCACGTAAGCATTAGCAGCATCCCCGCTTTGAGCCGGAGGGAATTAGGATTGGCGGTCAACGCCCTGCGGCGCCAGCGGGTGGATGGTATCTTAATCATCGCTCCCCTACTGGAGGCCGAAACCGGGTTTCTACGTGAGTTCACCGTACCGATCGTATTAGTAGACGCTGATCCTTCGGCAGGGCTACCGACTAGCGGCATTGACCAGCTACACGGGGCACGGTTGGGGGTGGAGCATCTACTACAATTAGGCCACCGTCGCTTAGCTTTAATCGGCGGCCCTCAGCAGTGGAATAATGCTCGCCAACGCCACCAAGGCTGGAAGGAAGCTCTCCTCGAGGCGGGGTTAAGGCCAGTATCCCAGGCCTTTGGAGACTGGAGCGCTCGAAGTGGTTACGCTGCCGCACGGGCCCTGCTTGAGACAAAACAGCCCTTTACCGGCTTGTTGGTGGCCAATGACCAAATGGCCTTGGGAGCTTTGCGGGCTTTGCGGGAGGCTGGGTTGAGGGTGCCGGGGGAGGTCTCGGTGGTGGGGTTTGATAACATCCCTGAATCGGAGTTTTTTGATCCGCCCCTTACTACCGTTTACCAAGATTTCCCCAGCTTAGGGCAGAGCAGTTTGGCCCAATTGCTCACCCTCATCGAAGCTCCAGCTGAGGCTAAAGCCCCTCGCCTCATTCAACCAAAACTGGTGGTGCGGGCCAGTACGGCGGGGATCAAGGCAGGAAGGCAAAAGATCTTCTCATCCAAACGGGAGAAAACGAATGAGTGA